A portion of the Bacteroides faecium genome contains these proteins:
- a CDS encoding sensor histidine kinase, with protein sequence MPRYSGYLYIFFIWLLQSMEAFAAPKDKNPILIICSYNPAAHQTSVTISDYMEEYKKLDGKRDIIIENMNCKSFSESPLWSDMMTQILSKYKGENHPAQIILLGQEAWAAYLSQRDSMQVKVPVICSLVSSNVVILPKDTMANLDSWMPESVDIFDDHLNIPELKSGFINHYNIEDNIRMIQAFYPKTEHIAFISDNTYGGVTMQALVRKEMKKFPDLDLILMDGRKHTIYTIVEELRHLPENTVIMVGTWRVDMNEGYFMRNATYAMMEVTSTIPAFTPSSVSLGYWAIGGVLPDYRKVGGEMAIESIRLDSQAGDDVEKHLEIIGCKAVLDSRKAKEWGLNPKVLPFDVQLVNQPVSFYQQYTYQIWSACALFVIVTLGLFISLFFYFRTKRLKDELLKSDKDLRVAKDRAEESNRLKSAFLANMSHEIRTPLNSIVGFSDVLAVGGSTEEEQQTYYQIIKTNSDLLLRLINDILDLSRLEANRVTLTWEECDVVQLCRQVVASVSFSRQSSDNQFLFTSSFETYRMVTDVQRMQQVIINLLSNADKFTKKGKITLDFSIDEEKQMAVFSVTDTGCGIPKEKQGLVFERFEKLNEYAQGTGLGLSICKLIVYKWKGAIWIDSDYTGGARFVFSHPLKIEKE encoded by the coding sequence ATGCCAAGATATTCCGGATATCTTTATATCTTCTTCATTTGGCTTCTACAGTCAATGGAAGCTTTTGCTGCCCCTAAAGATAAGAATCCGATTCTGATTATCTGTTCTTATAATCCGGCTGCGCACCAGACTTCGGTAACGATTTCCGATTATATGGAAGAGTATAAAAAGTTGGACGGGAAGCGAGATATTATCATCGAGAACATGAACTGCAAAAGTTTCTCCGAGTCTCCTTTGTGGAGCGATATGATGACGCAGATTCTTTCTAAATATAAGGGGGAGAACCATCCGGCTCAGATTATTCTGCTAGGGCAGGAAGCATGGGCGGCTTATTTGTCGCAGAGGGATTCGATGCAGGTGAAAGTGCCTGTGATATGCAGCCTGGTCAGCAGCAATGTAGTGATATTGCCGAAGGATACGATGGCGAACCTCGATAGCTGGATGCCCGAATCGGTCGATATCTTTGATGACCATCTGAATATCCCCGAATTGAAATCGGGCTTTATCAACCATTATAATATAGAAGATAATATCCGCATGATTCAGGCGTTTTATCCGAAGACGGAGCATATTGCTTTTATCTCGGACAATACCTACGGCGGGGTGACCATGCAGGCGTTAGTGCGGAAGGAGATGAAGAAATTTCCCGATTTGGACTTGATTCTGATGGACGGGCGGAAGCATACGATTTACACTATTGTCGAGGAACTGAGGCATCTGCCGGAAAATACGGTGATTATGGTGGGAACCTGGCGGGTGGATATGAACGAGGGATATTTCATGAGGAATGCCACGTACGCGATGATGGAAGTGACTTCTACTATCCCGGCTTTTACGCCTTCGTCGGTGAGTTTGGGATATTGGGCTATCGGCGGCGTGCTGCCGGATTATCGGAAGGTGGGCGGAGAAATGGCTATAGAATCCATCCGTCTGGATAGTCAAGCGGGCGATGATGTGGAGAAACATCTGGAGATTATCGGTTGTAAGGCGGTGCTCGATAGCCGGAAGGCGAAAGAGTGGGGGCTGAATCCGAAAGTGTTGCCTTTTGATGTGCAGCTTGTCAATCAGCCGGTTTCGTTTTATCAGCAATATACGTATCAGATATGGTCGGCGTGTGCGCTGTTTGTGATAGTGACGTTGGGACTGTTCATTTCTCTTTTCTTTTATTTCCGTACCAAGCGTCTGAAAGATGAACTGTTGAAGTCGGACAAGGATTTGCGCGTGGCGAAGGACAGGGCGGAAGAATCCAATCGCCTGAAAAGTGCTTTCCTGGCTAATATGAGTCATGAGATACGGACTCCGTTGAATTCGATTGTCGGATTCTCGGATGTGCTTGCCGTGGGCGGCAGTACGGAAGAGGAGCAGCAGACTTATTATCAGATTATCAAAACGAACTCGGACTTGTTGCTTCGACTGATTAATGATATTCTCGACCTTTCGCGCCTGGAAGCCAACCGGGTGACTTTGACTTGGGAAGAGTGCGACGTGGTGCAGTTATGCAGGCAGGTTGTCGCTTCGGTCAGTTTCTCGCGGCAGTCGTCGGACAACCAGTTCTTGTTTACTTCGAGTTTTGAGACTTACCGCATGGTGACGGATGTGCAGCGTATGCAGCAGGTGATTATCAATCTCTTGTCTAATGCTGATAAGTTTACGAAAAAAGGAAAGATTACCTTGGACTTTTCGATAGATGAGGAGAAGCAAATGGCTGTCTTCTCAGTGACGGACACAGGATGCGGCATCCCGAAAGAGAAGCAAGGACTTGTGTTCGAACGTTTTGAAAAGCTGAACGAGTATGCCCAGGGAACAGGACTGGGATTGTCTATCTGCAAATTGATTGTGTATAAATGGAAGGGTGCTATATGGATTGATTCCGACTATACCGGTGGGGCTCGCTTCGTATTCTCGCATCCGCTAAAAATAGAAAAAGAATGA
- a CDS encoding Tex family protein has protein sequence MELFHKMISGLLGIPERQISSTLRLLGEGATIPFISRYRKEVTGGLDEVQIEQIKEQHDKLCDIAKRKETILSTITEQGKLTAELEKRINDTWNPTELEDIYLPYKPKRKTRAEAARQKGLEPLATILMLQRENNLDARAASFVKGEVKDVEDALKGARDIIAEQVNEDERARNAVRNQFARQAEISAKVVKGKEEEAAKYRDYFDFSEPLKRCTSHRLLAIRRAESEGLLKVSITPDDEACIERLERQFVRGNNECSRQVNEATIDAYKRLLKPSIETEFAAQSKEKADDEAIRVFAENLRQLLLAAPLGQKRVLAIDPGFRTGCKVVCLDAQGNLLHNENIYPHPPVNKTSEAAAKLRKMVEAYQIEAISIGNGTASRETEDFISRQSFDRQIPVFVVSEQGASIYSASKIARDEFPEYDVTVRGAVSIGRRLMDPLAELVKIDPKSIGVGQYQHDVDQAKLKKALDQTVENCVNLVGVNLNTASSHLLTYISGLGPQLAQNIVNYRAENGAFGSRKELMKVPRMGAKAFEQCAGFLRIPGAKNPLDNTAVHPESYHIVEQMAKDLKCTVDELIAGKELRQKINISDYITPTVGLPTLQDILQELDKPGRDPRKAIKVFEFDKNVRTITDLREGMILPGIIGNITNFGAFVDIGIKENGLVHLSQLAERFISDPTEVVSIHQQVMVRVMNVDTDRKRIQLSMIGVPQD, from the coding sequence ATGGAATTATTTCACAAAATGATTTCCGGACTGCTGGGAATACCGGAAAGACAAATAAGCAGCACACTCCGCCTTTTGGGTGAAGGTGCTACGATTCCTTTTATCAGCCGCTACCGTAAAGAAGTTACGGGCGGGCTGGATGAAGTCCAGATAGAGCAAATCAAGGAGCAACACGATAAGTTGTGCGACATAGCCAAACGGAAAGAGACGATTCTCAGCACCATCACCGAACAGGGAAAGCTGACCGCCGAGCTGGAAAAACGTATCAACGACACCTGGAACCCGACGGAACTGGAAGACATCTATCTCCCCTACAAGCCCAAACGGAAGACACGTGCCGAAGCAGCCCGCCAGAAAGGACTGGAACCGCTTGCCACTATCTTGATGTTACAAAGAGAAAACAACCTCGACGCCCGTGCCGCATCCTTCGTGAAAGGTGAAGTGAAAGACGTGGAAGACGCCCTGAAAGGAGCCCGTGACATCATCGCCGAACAAGTGAACGAAGACGAACGTGCCCGTAATGCCGTACGTAACCAATTCGCCCGCCAGGCTGAAATCAGCGCCAAAGTAGTGAAAGGCAAAGAGGAAGAAGCCGCCAAGTACCGTGATTACTTCGACTTCTCCGAACCGCTGAAACGCTGCACTTCCCACCGCCTGCTAGCCATCCGCCGGGCAGAATCGGAAGGACTGCTGAAAGTCTCCATCACCCCGGACGACGAAGCATGCATCGAACGCCTGGAACGCCAGTTCGTACGCGGCAACAACGAATGTAGCCGACAAGTGAACGAAGCCACCATCGACGCTTACAAACGCCTGCTCAAACCTTCCATCGAAACGGAATTTGCCGCCCAATCGAAAGAGAAGGCGGACGATGAAGCCATCCGCGTATTTGCCGAAAACCTTCGCCAGTTACTTCTCGCGGCTCCATTGGGGCAGAAACGGGTGCTCGCCATCGACCCCGGATTCCGTACCGGATGCAAGGTCGTCTGTCTCGACGCACAAGGAAATCTGCTGCACAACGAAAATATCTACCCGCATCCGCCGGTCAACAAAACCAGTGAGGCGGCAGCAAAACTCCGTAAGATGGTCGAAGCCTATCAGATAGAAGCTATCTCTATCGGCAACGGAACGGCAAGCCGTGAAACGGAAGACTTCATCAGCCGCCAAAGTTTCGACCGCCAGATTCCCGTATTTGTAGTCAGCGAGCAGGGAGCTTCCATCTATTCGGCTTCCAAAATTGCTCGCGACGAATTTCCCGAATATGATGTGACAGTCAGAGGAGCCGTTTCCATCGGACGCCGGCTGATGGACCCGTTGGCGGAATTAGTCAAGATAGACCCTAAATCCATCGGAGTCGGTCAGTACCAGCATGACGTAGACCAGGCGAAACTGAAGAAAGCGCTCGACCAGACCGTAGAAAACTGCGTGAACCTCGTCGGAGTCAACCTGAACACGGCAAGCAGCCATCTGCTGACCTATATTTCCGGTTTAGGCCCGCAACTGGCGCAAAACATCGTCAACTACCGGGCAGAGAACGGCGCCTTCGGCTCACGCAAAGAACTGATGAAAGTCCCGCGTATGGGCGCGAAAGCCTTCGAGCAATGTGCAGGATTCCTACGTATCCCCGGAGCAAAGAACCCGCTGGACAACACAGCCGTGCATCCCGAAAGCTACCACATCGTAGAGCAGATGGCAAAAGACCTGAAATGTACCGTCGACGAACTGATAGCCGGCAAGGAACTTCGCCAGAAGATTAACATCTCCGACTATATCACTCCCACCGTCGGTCTGCCTACCTTACAGGATATTCTGCAAGAGCTTGACAAACCGGGGCGTGACCCGCGTAAAGCTATCAAGGTATTCGAATTTGACAAGAACGTGCGCACCATAACCGATTTGCGCGAAGGCATGATTCTTCCGGGCATTATCGGCAATATCACCAATTTCGGTGCTTTCGTCGATATAGGAATCAAGGAGAACGGACTCGTGCATCTCTCCCAACTAGCCGAACGTTTCATCTCCGACCCGACGGAAGTCGTATCCATCCATCAGCAAGTCATGGTGAGAGTGATGAACGTAGATACCGACCGGAAACGGATTCAACTCAGCATGATTGGGGTACCGCAAGACTGA